One genomic window of Phoenix dactylifera cultivar Barhee BC4 chromosome 6, palm_55x_up_171113_PBpolish2nd_filt_p, whole genome shotgun sequence includes the following:
- the LOC103701979 gene encoding formate dehydrogenase, mitochondrial, with the protein MAMLTATKRAIRSLAPRVLDVSPLTRQLHASPGSKKIVGVFYKANEYATLNPNFLGCAERGLGIREWLESQGHQYIVTDDKEGPNCELEKHIPDLHVLISTPFHPAYVTADRIKKAKNLQLLLTAGIGSDHIDLKAAAEAGLTVAEVTGSNVVSVAEDELMRILILVRNFLPGYHQVIEGEWNVAAIAYRAYDLEGKTVGTVGAGRIGKLLLQRLKPFNCNLLYHDRLKMEPQLEKEIGAKFEEDLDAMLAKCDIVVINMPLTEKTRGMFDKDRIAKLKKGVLIVNNARGAIMDTQAVVDACSSGHIAGYSGDVWYPQPAPKDHPWRYMPNHAMTPHISGTTIDGQLRYAAGTKDMLDKYFKGEDFPPQNYIVREGKLASQYI; encoded by the exons ATGGCGATGTTGACGGCGACGAAGCGCGCGATTCGGTCCCTGGCTCCAAGGGTTCTCGATGTCTCTCCTCTCACGAGACAGCTCCAT GCTTCCCCTGGGAGCAAAAAGATTGTTGGGGTGTTCTACAAGGCCAATGAATACGCGACGCTGAATCCTAACTTCTTAGGGTGCGCTGAGCGAGGCTTGGGCATTCGTGAGTGGCTGGAATCTCAGGGCCACCAGTACATTGTCACTGATGACAAAGAAGGCCCGAACTGTG AGCTTGAGAAACATATCCCTGATCTGCATGTTTTAATATCCACCCCCTTCCATCCGGCCTATGTTACGGCGGACAGAATCAAGAAGGCCAAGAACTTGCAACTTCTTCTCACTGCTGGGATTGGCTCTGACCACATTGATTTGAAAGCAGCAGCTGAAGCTGGACTGACTGTTGCTGAGGTCACTGGAAGCAATGTGGTCTCGGTTGCAGAAGATGAGCTCATGCGAATTCTCATTCTTGTCCGAAACTTTCTACCTGGCTATCATCAGGTGATTGAAGGTGAATGGAATGTTGCAGCCATTGCATATAGGGCCTACGACCTTGAAGGCAAGACTGTTGGGACTGTTGGGGCTGGCCGCATTGGAAAGCTTTTGCTCCAGCGTCTAAAGCCCTTCAACTGCAATCTGCTGTACCATGATCGGCTCAAAATGGAACCTCAACTAGAGAAAGAGATTGGGGCAAAATTTGAGGAAGATCTTGATGCTATGCTTGCTAAGTGTGACATTGTTGTTATCAACATGCCTCTTACTGAGAAAACTAG AGGAATGTTTGACAAAGATAGGATTGCAAAGCTGAAGAAGGGAGTTCTCATTGTAAATAATGCCCGAGGAGCAATCATGGATACTCAAGCAGTTGTAGATGCTTGCTCCAGTGGCCACATTGCAG GTTACAGTGGTGATGTGTGGTACCCACAGCCTGCTCCAAAGGATCACCCATGGCGATACATGCCCAACCATGCAATGACGCCTCACATTTCAGGAACTACCATTGATGGCCAA CTGAGATATGCTGCtggaactaaggacatgttggATAAATACTTCAAGGGAGAGGACTTCCCCCCACAAAATTACATTGTCAGGGAAGGCAAACTGGCGAGCCAGTACATCTGA
- the LOC103701977 gene encoding uncharacterized protein At4g28440-like gives MAESKPGLRKPVFTKVDQLRPGTTGHTLTVKVVDSKMVLQKGRPDGPQVRRMRIAECLVGDETGMIVFTARNEQVDLMKPGTTVILRNAKIDMFKGSMRLAVDKWGRVEVADPADFTVKEDNNLSLVEYELVNLVEE, from the exons ATGGCTGAATCGAAGCCTGGATTGAGAAAACCAGTGTTTACCAAGGTTGATCAGCTTCGACCTGGCACCACTGGGCATACCCTCACAGTGAAGGTGGTCGACTCAAAGATGGTTTTGCAGAAGGGGCGCCCTGATGGGCCTCAAGTTCGACGGATGCGTATTGCTGAATGTTTGGTCGGGGATGAAACTGGAATGATAGTTTTTACAGCCAGGAATGAACAAG TGGACTTGATGAAGCCAGGGACAACCGTGATACTTCGAAATGCAAAGATTGACATGTTTAAGGGATCCATGAGGCTGGCCGTGGATAAATGGGGCCGTGTTGAAGTCGCTGATCCAGCTGATTTCACTGTTAAGGAGGACAACAACCTTTCTTTGGTGGAATATGAGCTAGTGAACCTCGTTGAAGAGTGA